One Persephonella sp. IF05-L8 DNA window includes the following coding sequences:
- the fliM gene encoding flagellar motor switch protein FliM: protein MSDEFLSQEEIDALLGGGQEEKEEEKPKEDIAPFDFSEVEHIKKGGLPGFELIFERWIKLFREEVRKILPHINMISKENIYISRFQNFMLKIPLPSSYTIFSMRPLKESALLVVDSRLVFTVISVLFGGPAKPFKVEGREFTKLELRVIQDFINTALKTFEQVWDEFYPVMIEIKSIELNPSLARIVSPNEKVIIVECKMDIDGYEAPFYFCFPQSMFLPIKDIVYSQVAFSEDPIWRKNIEEKVRKIELKLTLELTKKTLKVKDILEWEEGTELNLYVSPTDEFKLYVEDKHKFDAKLGKINEKYAAMIVRPVIEEEENE from the coding sequence ATGTCTGATGAATTCCTGTCTCAGGAAGAGATAGACGCTTTATTAGGCGGAGGTCAGGAAGAAAAAGAGGAAGAAAAGCCTAAAGAAGATATAGCTCCCTTTGATTTTTCTGAAGTTGAGCATATCAAGAAAGGTGGACTTCCTGGATTTGAGCTTATTTTTGAAAGATGGATAAAACTATTCAGAGAAGAAGTTAGAAAAATTTTACCCCACATAAATATGATATCAAAAGAAAATATCTATATCTCCAGATTTCAGAATTTTATGCTAAAAATTCCCCTTCCCTCCAGCTATACCATTTTCTCAATGAGACCTCTTAAGGAAAGTGCATTACTGGTTGTTGATTCAAGACTGGTTTTCACTGTAATAAGTGTTCTATTTGGTGGTCCTGCAAAACCATTTAAAGTAGAAGGAAGAGAATTTACCAAACTGGAGCTTAGAGTAATACAGGATTTCATAAATACAGCTTTAAAAACATTTGAACAGGTATGGGATGAATTCTACCCTGTCATGATAGAAATAAAATCAATAGAACTAAACCCAAGTCTTGCAAGAATAGTCTCTCCAAATGAAAAAGTGATTATTGTTGAATGCAAAATGGATATTGATGGATACGAAGCACCATTTTATTTCTGTTTCCCACAAAGTATGTTTCTACCAATCAAAGATATTGTTTACTCACAGGTGGCATTTTCAGAAGACCCTATCTGGAGAAAAAATATAGAAGAAAAGGTTAGAAAAATAGAATTGAAATTAACCTTAGAACTTACGAAAAAAACATTAAAAGTAAAAGATATACTTGAATGGGAAGAAGGCACAGAACTAAATCTGTATGTATCACCAACAGATGAGTTTAAATTATATGTGGAAGATAAACACAAGTTTGATGCTAAACTTGGAAAAATTAATGAAAAA
- the fliG gene encoding flagellar motor switch protein FliG gives MPEEKKQEKSLRGPEKAAVLLSLLPEEVTVNIFKHLKEHEIEKLIKQILTIEPPSKDTAKKIIEEAFEALKEIAPIKIAPDNLRKILEQALPPDKLEKLLADTLTVEEGKAIFRELEKMDPKFVANIIQNEHPQVIALILSQLKPQKAAEIIQYLPKRLGVTNVQEEVIKRIASIEKISSDMLKMVADTLEEELLTVGAGKEETLSGVDIAAEIVNILPKELAQEILDEIRKENASLADTIEEKMFKFEDIVKLDNRAIIEILKVVDKNDLLIALKGAPPEIMDKFLSNMSKRAAQMFLEDMEILGPVKKSDVEKARKKIIATIKSLIEKGVIEYGAGEEMI, from the coding sequence GTGCCAGAAGAAAAAAAACAGGAAAAAAGTCTTAGGGGACCAGAAAAAGCAGCAGTATTACTCTCTCTATTACCTGAAGAAGTTACAGTAAATATTTTTAAGCATTTAAAAGAGCATGAAATTGAGAAATTAATAAAGCAAATCCTCACAATAGAACCACCTTCAAAAGACACTGCCAAAAAAATTATAGAAGAAGCCTTTGAAGCACTTAAGGAAATAGCACCTATAAAAATAGCCCCAGATAATCTAAGAAAAATTCTTGAACAGGCTTTACCACCAGACAAACTTGAAAAACTACTGGCAGATACCTTAACAGTAGAAGAAGGAAAAGCTATATTTAGAGAACTTGAAAAAATGGACCCTAAATTTGTGGCAAATATAATCCAGAATGAACACCCACAGGTAATTGCCCTTATCCTTTCACAGCTTAAACCACAAAAAGCAGCAGAAATCATTCAGTATTTACCAAAAAGACTGGGAGTTACAAACGTTCAGGAAGAAGTTATAAAAAGAATTGCATCCATAGAAAAAATATCCAGTGATATGCTTAAGATGGTAGCCGACACCCTTGAAGAAGAATTACTCACAGTAGGAGCAGGAAAAGAAGAAACATTAAGCGGAGTTGACATTGCAGCCGAAATTGTGAATATCCTGCCCAAAGAACTGGCTCAGGAGATACTGGATGAGATTAGAAAAGAAAATGCCTCCCTTGCAGATACAATTGAAGAGAAAATGTTCAAATTTGAAGACATTGTCAAACTGGATAACAGAGCTATTATTGAGATACTCAAGGTTGTTGACAAAAACGACCTGCTTATTGCCCTTAAAGGAGCTCCACCTGAGATTATGGACAAATTCCTGTCCAACATGTCCAAAAGGGCTGCACAAATGTTCCTTGAAGACATGGAAATTCTGGGACCAGTTAAAAAATCTGACGTTGAGAAAGCAAGAAAGAAAATTATTGCAACTATCAAAAGCCTGATAGAAAAAGGTGTTATTGAATATGGGGCAGGAGAAGAAATGATATAG
- a CDS encoding methyl-accepting chemotaxis protein, which yields MNKKIIILFIIEIAITIILSIYFFSISHKIREVENAYLLSSSLYDKISTINEIQSYGIKIDRNRFLNQLKSLSLDKSNPYTTKLSTIVNTSDFNSLELQLSEFKANLKKEINRLFFIQKILITSFPLILVIFISLDFYLIHKVYSNKEKKIKDIIRKIITGEFPENITIDELRLLNNWLHSTFKEIIQSSNTVIKNSSILFIELFKTEKKKKKIQDDTLELALTSEIVSISIENISRYIHNIYNIVQELDKRAIESSEIIFKSIEEVQTLSSEVIALKDNVETLMEQSEKIYEVVNTVKEITEQTNLLALNATIEAARAGEAGKGFAVVADEVRALANKTKKSTTEITQIIDAISQSMKELAAQLSQKADRAINVQKLMESSGKNVSKMKKSVQLITEMTGEIYQLIEEEEETLDLMKNEIIALSKEAEAFNNLFNLLKEILYETEQNFEKILERISLDSKSKLAIEGKIYFLSWISHYSRGLQQELQETQIYKWLQDTLIKYHPQGVELISLLEEINKNFEISEEDIYKFFEKLDKITEQ from the coding sequence ATGAACAAAAAGATAATAATACTGTTTATTATAGAGATTGCTATTACAATAATCCTTTCTATATATTTTTTCTCCATCTCCCACAAAATTCGGGAGGTGGAGAATGCCTATCTTCTTTCCAGTAGTCTTTATGATAAAATTTCTACAATAAATGAAATACAATCTTACGGCATTAAAATAGATAGAAATCGGTTTTTAAATCAGCTAAAATCTTTATCCTTAGATAAAAGTAATCCTTACACAACAAAACTAAGTACTATTGTCAATACTTCAGATTTTAATTCCTTAGAATTACAACTGTCAGAATTTAAAGCAAACCTAAAAAAAGAAATAAACAGGCTTTTTTTTATTCAAAAAATACTGATTACCTCCTTTCCTCTTATTTTAGTAATTTTTATATCACTTGATTTTTATCTGATACACAAGGTTTACTCAAATAAAGAGAAAAAAATAAAAGACATCATAAGGAAAATAATAACCGGCGAGTTTCCTGAAAATATAACAATAGACGAACTTAGGCTGCTGAATAATTGGTTACACTCAACATTTAAAGAGATAATCCAGTCTTCCAACACTGTAATCAAAAACTCCTCAATCTTATTTATAGAATTATTTAAGACAGAAAAGAAAAAGAAAAAAATACAGGATGATACCCTTGAACTTGCCCTGACATCTGAAATTGTTTCCATCTCAATAGAAAACATAAGCAGATATATACACAATATCTACAATATAGTTCAGGAGCTTGACAAAAGAGCAATAGAAAGCTCAGAAATCATTTTCAAATCTATAGAGGAAGTTCAGACCCTCTCCTCTGAAGTAATAGCTCTTAAAGACAACGTAGAGACACTTATGGAACAGTCAGAAAAAATATACGAAGTGGTTAACACAGTTAAAGAAATTACGGAACAAACCAATCTCCTTGCCCTGAATGCCACAATTGAAGCTGCAAGGGCTGGAGAAGCAGGTAAGGGATTTGCTGTAGTAGCTGATGAAGTAAGGGCTCTCGCAAATAAAACAAAAAAATCCACCACTGAAATTACCCAGATAATAGATGCAATTTCTCAATCAATGAAAGAACTGGCAGCCCAGCTTTCCCAAAAAGCAGATAGAGCAATAAATGTCCAGAAACTCATGGAAAGTTCAGGAAAAAATGTAAGCAAAATGAAAAAAAGCGTCCAGCTTATAACAGAAATGACAGGTGAAATATACCAGCTTATAGAAGAAGAGGAAGAAACCCTTGACCTTATGAAAAATGAGATAATTGCCCTAAGTAAAGAAGCAGAAGCATTTAATAATCTATTTAATCTACTTAAAGAAATTCTTTATGAAACTGAACAAAACTTTGAAAAAATTCTGGAAAGAATATCTTTAGACAGTAAATCTAAACTGGCCATAGAAGGAAAAATATATTTTCTATCCTGGATAAGCCATTATTCCAGAGGGCTCCAACAGGAACTACAAGAAACACAGATTTATAAATGGCTTCAAGATACTCTGATAAAATATCACCCACAAGGAGTAGAACTAATATCTCTTTTAGAAGAAATAAATAAAAATTTTGAAATAAGCGAAGAGGATATCTACAAATTTTTTGAAAAATTAGACAAAATCACAGAGCAGTAA